Proteins found in one Tamandua tetradactyla isolate mTamTet1 chromosome 3, mTamTet1.pri, whole genome shotgun sequence genomic segment:
- the LOC143677447 gene encoding diphthamide biosynthesis protein 3-like, with protein MAVSHNEVDIKDFQYDKDLVMYFYPCPCEDNFSITKGDLENGEDVARGHSCSLIIKVIYDKDQFMCGETISAPSTNK; from the coding sequence ATGGCTGTGTCTCACAATGAGGTGGACATCAAGGACTTCCAGTATGACAAAGACTTGGTGATGTATTTCTACCCCTGCCCATGTGAGGATAACTTCTCCATCACCAAGGGAGATTTGGAGAATGGGGAAGATGTGGCAAGGGGCCATAGCTGCTCTCTCATTATAAAAGTGATTTATGACAAAGATCAGTTTATGTGTGGAGAAACAATCTCAGCACCTTCCACCAACAAGTAA
- the LOC143677444 gene encoding putative E3 ubiquitin-protein ligase ariadne-2, which yields MSQSKTEDSEPSLKFLKGRDEITGDEYDGTKRVQMTCGHGVDPGSLTAWCRSLIDQGHFKLHCPADVAGGKCGAEWSYPEVRRSAVLGDEEQVEFEKKLALIAARLYCDFKECPSCKSLVERKDLSHLRVWCTICTSSQKRTYEFCWQCLRTWKGQGTPSDHCANEGCVDPNLQVLANCGTKDLPGSEIRGCPSTRACPTCGLLIEHKDKCKYVLCSRCHVEFCFACLDTAQACKAAKGGAWYQWCAKPLAPRQSRIPVWNQQRLSFPQDRQMCRQF from the exons ATGAGCCAGTCCAAGACAGAGGATTCTGAGCCCTCTCTCAAGTTCCTGAAGGGCAGAGACGAAATAACAG GGGACGAGTATGATGGAACCAAGAGGGTGCAGATGACCTGTGGGCACGGTGTGGACCCCGGGAGCCTGACGGCCTGGTGCCGCAGCCTCATAGACCAG GGCCACTTCAAGCTCCACTGCCCTGCTGATGTCGCAGGGGGCAAGTGTGGGGCCGAGTGGTCCTATCCGGAGGTGCGTCGCAGTGCCGTGCTGGGAGATGAGGAGCAGGTGGAGTTTGAGAAGAAACTTGCCTTGATTGCAGCAAGACTCTACTGTGACTTTAAAGAG TGCCCGAGCTGCAAGAGCCTCGTGGAGCGGAAGGATCTGAGTCACCTCCGGGTGTGGTGCACGATCTGCACCTCCTCGCAGAAGAGGACCTACGAGTTCTGCTGGCAGTGCCTGCGGACCTGGAAGGGGCAGGGGACGCCCTCTGACCACTGTGCCAATGAGGGCTGTGTAGACCCCAACTTGCAGGTCCTGGCCAACTGTGGCACCAAGGACCTCCCTGGCAGCGAGATCCGAGGCTGCCCCTCCACCCGGGCCTGCCCCACGTGCGGGCTGCTCATCGAGCACAAGGACAAGTGCAAGTACGTGCTGTGCTCCCGCTGCCACGTGGAGTTCTGCTTCGCCTGCCTGGACACGGCACAGGCCTGCAAGGCTGCCAAGGGTGGGGCCTGGTACCAGTGGTGCGCCAAGCCCCTGGCCCCAAGGCAAAGCCGCATCCCTGTGTGGAACCAACAGAGATTGTCATTCCCGCAAGACAGGCAGATGTGCAGGCAGTTCTGA